In Candidatus Kaistella beijingensis, a genomic segment contains:
- a CDS encoding nucleotidyl transferase AbiEii/AbiGii toxin family protein: protein MIKDWIAEYQPKTDRDYKQALREIMQQITLAGLYRGGFFEKAAFYGGTALRIFYGLNRFSEDLDFSLLQSDENFHLENYMKAIEDEFTAQGMSVSIKTKVKSVQSNVESAFLKSETLWSELVLETILPQFGLKESIGLKIKIEVDTKPPLGFATEEKLLLKPFSFYVKCFVIEDLFAGKMHALLFRKWGKNVKGRDWYDMEWYIRRGTSLNLEHFLLRAKDSGDWQKETMTEEEFLKLLNDRIETVNLETAKNDAKRFISDPKTLDIWTKNYFKDLIKNLNIK from the coding sequence ATGATTAAAGATTGGATTGCCGAATATCAACCGAAAACGGATCGAGACTACAAACAGGCATTGCGCGAGATTATGCAGCAAATTACATTGGCTGGATTGTATCGTGGTGGTTTTTTTGAGAAGGCAGCGTTTTATGGTGGTACTGCTCTAAGGATATTTTACGGGTTGAACCGTTTTTCTGAAGATTTGGATTTTTCTCTATTGCAAAGCGATGAAAATTTTCATTTAGAAAACTACATGAAAGCAATAGAAGACGAATTCACTGCACAAGGAATGTCTGTTTCTATTAAAACTAAGGTAAAATCTGTTCAATCCAATGTGGAATCTGCATTCTTAAAATCAGAAACGTTATGGAGCGAATTGGTTTTAGAAACCATTTTGCCTCAGTTTGGACTAAAAGAATCCATTGGACTTAAAATTAAAATCGAAGTTGATACAAAACCACCTTTAGGTTTTGCAACAGAAGAAAAATTATTACTGAAACCATTTTCATTTTACGTAAAATGTTTCGTCATCGAAGATTTGTTTGCAGGAAAGATGCATGCTTTACTTTTTAGAAAGTGGGGAAAAAATGTAAAAGGCAGGGATTGGTACGATATGGAATGGTATATCCGACGAGGAACTTCCTTAAATCTCGAACACTTTCTTTTGAGAGCAAAAGACAGCGGTGATTGGCAAAAAGAAACAATGACCGAAGAAGAATTCTTAAAATTATTGAATGATCGAATAGAAACCGTAAATCTTGAAACCGCTAAAAACGATGCAAAAAGATTTATTTCTGATCCAAAAACTTTGGATATTTGGACGAAGAATTATTTTAAAGATTTGATTAAAAATCTGAATATCAAATAA
- a CDS encoding site-specific integrase, with protein MNAKVSVLFYARKSKAKSSSKIPIYMRITVDGQRAEFSTGKSVEISKWSPAQSRLKGNSEESRLINKHFDVLQAKVLEIENRLVFLGEPFDASDIKNLLSGNKVAERTLIPIFEEHNSKMEQLVGKEYAIATLKNFRTCLSHLKDFLWKFHKKTDINIQKLEPSFLNDFDFFLRTKANINNNSAVKHTKNLSKILKICYQNGWIEKDLVIFYKGRFNEVNVNFLTDEELSSIREKEFSGKGLELVRDMFVFSCYTGLAYIDIFNLTKEQISKGIDGNLWIITNRQKTGSASNIPLLLVAEEIIKKYENHPVSSNSGKLLPVYTNQKVNEYLKTIAENCGIHKKLTFHCARHTFATTVTLGNNVSMESVSKMLGHKSIKTTQHYAKILDKKVSEDMGNLKLVLQKKHDVQTENDKKLGS; from the coding sequence ATGAATGCAAAAGTTTCGGTATTATTTTATGCCAGAAAGTCAAAAGCGAAATCTAGTTCCAAAATCCCGATTTATATGCGGATTACTGTAGATGGACAACGTGCAGAGTTTTCAACAGGAAAAAGTGTTGAGATTAGCAAATGGAGTCCTGCACAAAGCCGTTTAAAGGGCAATTCCGAAGAATCAAGACTCATCAATAAACATTTCGATGTTCTGCAGGCGAAAGTCCTTGAAATTGAAAACAGACTTGTCTTTTTAGGCGAACCTTTCGATGCTTCGGATATCAAAAATCTATTATCTGGTAATAAAGTTGCCGAAAGAACTCTGATTCCTATTTTTGAGGAACACAATTCCAAAATGGAACAGTTGGTTGGAAAAGAATATGCCATTGCAACACTCAAAAATTTTAGAACTTGTTTATCTCATTTAAAAGATTTCTTATGGAAGTTCCACAAAAAAACGGATATCAATATTCAGAAATTGGAACCTTCATTTCTCAATGATTTTGATTTCTTTCTACGAACAAAAGCAAATATCAACAATAATTCTGCGGTAAAGCACACCAAAAACTTAAGTAAGATTTTAAAAATCTGTTATCAAAACGGTTGGATTGAAAAGGACTTGGTGATTTTTTACAAAGGCAGATTTAATGAAGTGAACGTAAATTTCCTCACTGATGAAGAACTTTCATCAATTCGCGAGAAAGAATTTTCGGGAAAAGGTTTGGAACTCGTTCGTGATATGTTTGTTTTCAGCTGCTATACAGGTTTGGCTTACATCGATATTTTCAACCTTACAAAAGAACAAATTTCCAAAGGAATTGATGGAAATCTGTGGATTATTACGAACCGACAGAAAACCGGAAGCGCGTCAAATATTCCTTTGCTTCTTGTTGCTGAAGAAATTATCAAGAAATACGAAAATCATCCTGTTTCATCCAATTCTGGAAAACTACTTCCAGTTTATACCAATCAAAAAGTGAATGAGTATCTGAAAACTATTGCGGAAAATTGTGGCATCCATAAGAAACTTACGTTTCACTGTGCAAGACACACTTTTGCTACTACCGTAACTTTAGGAAATAATGTTTCTATGGAAAGTGTGAGCAAAATGCTTGGACATAAAAGCATTAAGACGACTCAACATTATGCGAAAATTTTAGATAAAAAAGTGAGTGAGGATATGGGGAATTTGAAACTTGTATTACAGAAAAAACATGATGTTCAGACAGAAAATGATAAAAAACTCGGTTCGTAG